From one Nilaparvata lugens isolate BPH unplaced genomic scaffold, ASM1435652v1 scaffold4260, whole genome shotgun sequence genomic stretch:
- the LOC111044341 gene encoding gastrula zinc finger protein XlCGF71.1-like isoform X1, protein MCAICTKRFSQSSGLTTHYRIHTKEKPFQCTLCTKRFSVSSNLTVHMRTHTKEKPFQCTVCTKRFSHSSGLTYHYRIHTKEKHFQCTVCTKRFSRSSQLTVHMRTHTKEKPFQCTVCTKRFSVSSNLTVHMRTHTKEKPFQCTVCTKRFSLSHSLTVHMRIHTNEKPFPCTICTKRFSQSGNLTSHMRTHTKE, encoded by the exons ATGTGTGCAATCTGTACAAAAAGATTTTCTCAATCAAGTGGTTTGACAACTCATTATCGTATTCATACCAAAGAGAAGCCTTTCCAGTGTACACTCTGTACAAAAAGATTTTCAGTTTCTAGCAATTTGACTGTTCATATGCGTACCCACACCAAAGAGAAACCtttccagtgtacagtctgtacaaaAAGATTTTCTCATTCAAGTGGTTTGACATATCATTATCGTATTCATACCAAAGAGAAGCAtttccagtgtacagtctgtacaaaAAGATTTTCACGTTCTAGCCAATTGACTGTTCATATGCGTACCCACACCAAAGAGAAACCTTTTCAGTGTACAGTCTG tacaaaAAGATTTTCAGTTTCTAGCAATTTGACTGTTCATATGCGTACCCACACCAAAGAGAAACCTTTTCAGTGTACAGTCTGCACCAAAagattctctctttctcatagCTTGACAGTTCACATGCGTATTCACACCAATGAGAAGCCTTTCCCGTGTACAATCTGTACCAAAAGGTTCTCTCAGTCTGGTAATTTAACTTCTCATATGCGCACTCATACCAAAGAGTGA
- the LOC111044341 gene encoding oocyte zinc finger protein XlCOF20-like isoform X2: MCAICTKRFSQSSGLTTHYRIHTKEKPFQCTLCTKRFSVSSNLTVHMRTHTKEKPFQCTVCTKRFSVSSNLTVHMRTHTKEKPFQCTVCTKRFSLSHSLTVHMRIHTNEKPFPCTICTKRFSQSGNLTSHMRTHTKE, from the exons ATGTGTGCAATCTGTACAAAAAGATTTTCTCAATCAAGTGGTTTGACAACTCATTATCGTATTCATACCAAAGAGAAGCCTTTCCAGTGTACACTCTGTACAAAAAGATTTTCAGTTTCTAGCAATTTGACTGTTCATATGCGTACCCACACCAAAGAGAAACCtttccagtgtacagtctgtacaaaAAGAT TTTCAGTTTCTAGCAATTTGACTGTTCATATGCGTACCCACACCAAAGAGAAACCTTTTCAGTGTACAGTCTGCACCAAAagattctctctttctcatagCTTGACAGTTCACATGCGTATTCACACCAATGAGAAGCCTTTCCCGTGTACAATCTGTACCAAAAGGTTCTCTCAGTCTGGTAATTTAACTTCTCATATGCGCACTCATACCAAAGAGTGA